Proteins from a genomic interval of Epinephelus fuscoguttatus linkage group LG16, E.fuscoguttatus.final_Chr_v1:
- the znf365 gene encoding protein ZNF365, whose product MQQKLCSRGSGSFLLERNGQACGAVTVTSCDLPFRCPRCGEQERFRSLASLRAHLEYRHSYRSPDVTTGGFSITGKLPDPLTAAIPWHDMSLPTRRGQQSTGRPPHARSLSDSRDSGYLHSYSSVRRRTQSVGVGTQAEEEEEDDDEEFGTEDEDGGDEDEDDDEGEERDGGRNEEDIKMCIKKSDVCHHQLNHHHLPFPPPAPLGPPPDPDLDLDLDLIEQNSYSGLETAAASAAVRRRLASILRAADSTMQRRLAKVSTELAQTDTELLCERAHSQHLAQERQEVADRERSLSRQVDVAVMVIAALREQLNASENELERREREVITIQKFLEAAARQETCGKVRIQRFIENLLRRIALAERLVEYYQVNGSPQQCNHNKYQQQTDNGPHRITKSRSAGGQLSSSGLHDNRSHSSSQVGGRPLFSKQGGGERDREREHRERLAQSSRLFCRPEHRDDIWNHQRRRSAGYEA is encoded by the exons ATGCAGCAGAAGTTGTGTTCCAGAGGTTCTGGTTCTTTCCTCTTGGAGAGGAACGGCCAGGCCTGCGGTGCCGTCACCGTCACCTCCTGCGACCTTCCCTTCCGCTGCCCCCGCTGTGGCGAACAGGAGCGTTTCCGCAGCCTGGCCTCGCTCCGCGCTCACCTGGAGTACCGCCACTCGTACCGCTCACCAGATGTTACCACTGGCGGCTTCAGCATCACTGGCAAACTCCCCGACCCGTTGACGGCGGCGATCCCCTGGCACGACATGAGCCTCCCGACCCGCAGGGGGCAGCAGAGCACGGGGCGGCCACCTCACGCCCGCTCCCTTAGTGACAGCAGAGACAGTGGGTACCTCCACTCCTACAGCTCTGTGAGGAGACGCACGCAGAGTGTTGGTGTGGGGacgcaggctgaggaggaggaggaggatgacgaCGAGGAATTTGGGACAGAGGATGAAGATGGAGGAGATGAGGATGAGGACGATGACGAAGGtgaagagagagatgggggtAGAAACGAGGAGGATATAAAAATGTGCATCAAAAAGTCAGACGTATGCCACCATCAACTCAACCACCATCATCTCCCGTTCCCTCCTCCAGCGCCTCTTGGTCCCCCACCAGACCcggacctggacctggacctggacctcATAG AGCAGAACTCATACTCTGGGTTGGAGACTGCAGCAGCCTCGGCCGCCGTGCGTCGACGACTGGCCAGCATCCTGCGGGCGGCTGACAGCACCATGCAGCGCCGGCTGGCCAAGGTGAGCACGGAGCTTGCCCAGACCGACACGGAGCTCCTGTGTGAGCGCGCTCACTCACAGCACTTGGCCCAGGAGAGGCAGGAAGTTGCAGACAGGGAGAGGTCGCTGAGCCGGCAGGTGGATGTGGCTGTCATGGTGATCGCCGCGCTGAGGGAGCAGCTCAACGCCTCAGAGAACGAGCTGGAGCGGCGAGAGAG GGAGGTGATAACCATTCAGAAGTTTCTGGAAGCGGCAGCTCGACAGGAGACATGTGGTAAAGTTCGAATCCAGCGCTTCATCGAGAATCTGCTGAGACGCATCGCTCTGGCCGAGAGACTGGTGGAGTATTACCAGGTCAATGGCAGCCCGCAACAGTGCAACCACAACAAG TACCAGCAGCAAACTGATAATGGGCCTCACAGAATCACTAAAAGCAG GTCAGCAGGAGGTCAGCTGTCCTCGTCTGGTCTCCATGACAACAGATCCCACTCCTCCTCGCAGGTCGGCGGCCGTCCTCTGTTCTCCAAACAGGGCGGCGGGGAACGAGACCGGGAGCGGGAGCACCGGGAGCGGCTGGCCCAGTCGTCCAGGCTCTTCTGCCGACCCGAACACAGAGACGACATCTGGAACCACCAGCGCCGCCGGTCCGCCGGGTACGAAGCATAG